The DNA region AATGTTAACTTAATATTGGCAAGTTAAAATAATGTTAAGTTTATAAAATTATTACTTTTGATGAATTTATAGTTTAAAATGAAGAAAAAAAACATAAAAATATTGTTGGTAGATGATGAACCAGATGTCCTAGAAATAGTTGGTTATAATTTAATAAACGAAGGCTATCAAATTTTTACAGCTAATAATGGATTAGAAGCTATCGATAAAGCTAAAGAGGTAATCCCACATTTAATTCTTTTAGATGTAATGATGCCTAAAATGGATGGTGTTGAGGCTTGCGAAAAAATTAGAAAAATTGATAAACTGAGAGATGTTATTGTAGCCTTTTTCACTGCTAGAGGTGAGGATTATTCTCAATTGGCTGGTTTTGATGCAGGTGCTGATGATTATATAACCAAACCTGTAAAACCCAAAGTGCTGGTAAGTAAAGTTAACTCATTGTTAAGACGTGTAAGGCAAAATGAAGAAGAGATAAAGACTATCATAACCATCGGAGATATTACTATTAATAGGGAAGAGTATTTTGTCCAAAAAAACAAAACAAAGATAATTTTGCCTCGTAAAGAGTTTGAATTAATGGCTTTGTTGGCTTCCAAACCAAATAAGGTTTTTGAACGCGATGTTATTTTACATAGCGTTTGGGGCAATGATGTTGTAGTTGGTGGCAGAACTATAGACGTTCATATTAGAAAACTTAGAGAAAAAATAGGTGACAACTATTTTAAAACAGTTAAAGGGGTTGGTTATAAATTTACTACTAAGTGAAGCCAAAACAAACATATAAATTTGCATTTAAGTCCTCTTTATACATTGCATTTTTCTCATTTCTTGTCGCCTTAGGGTTAGCATATTTTTTAACTCAAAAGATTAATTTACTTGTTAATGTACTTGCCGCATTTGCTATTTTCATTTTTTCATTTCTTGTTATACAATATAGAGTAGAGCATTTTATTTATAAAAGAGTAAAGAAAATATATGAAGATGTTTCTATGTCTAAAATGGACAACCTAGACAAGAAAAATATTACAACCGATATGGAAACATTATCTAAAAGAGTAAAGAAATTTGCCGAAGATAAACACTTAGAAATAGAAATGTTACAACTAAGAGAGGAGTATAGAAGAGAGTTTTTAGGAAATGTTTCGCATGAGCTAAAAACACCGTTATTCACTGTTCAAGGGTATTTGTTAACCTTGTCAGATGGGGCTATTAATGATAAATTAATTAGGGACAAATACTTAAAAAGAGCTAATATTGGTTTGGAAAGGTTGGTTAGTATAGTTGAAGATTTAGATATGATTAATCAATTAGAATCTGGAAACCTAAACTTGTCAATTAAGCAGTTTGATATTGTTAAGCTAATTAAAAATGTATTTGAATTGTTAGAATTCAAGGCTAAAAAACGAAATATTTCATTGCAACTTGATAAGATATATAACACACCCATTTTAGTTAAAGCTGATAGAAAACGTATTGAACAAGTAGTTACAAATTTAATTGAGAATTCAATTAAATATGGTAAAATTGAGAGTAAAAACACCGTAAGTATTAAAAACTATTCAGATTCTCAAATTATAATTGACATTAACGATGAAGGTGATGGTATACCTGAGCACAATCTTCCAAGAATATTTGAGCGTTTTTATAGAGTAGAACAAAGCAGATCTAGAGAGCAGGGCGGTTCAGGATTAGGTTTGTCTATTGTAAAACATATTATTGAAGCACATCAGCAAAAGGTATTTGCTAAAAGTGAATTGGGCAAAGGCTCTACATTTTCGTTTACTTTAGAAAAGTTTAAATAAATCAGAATTAAATTTGTCTTCTTTTGCTTTGGAGTTTGCAGGTTTAAAACCTTTATACTCATCTACCAAATTAAGCATTTCAATTTTAAAATCATCTTGCTTTGCGTAAGGGGCAATATTCAAATTAGATATCCTATCAGCTAAATATTCCTGTTCATATTGTCCTGGAGTAGGTATAAAAAATGCCTTTTTACCCAACTTAGCTAAATCCAACAATGTTGAATAACCAGATCTTGCTAAAACGACTTCACTTTCATTAATGGTTTGTTCCAATTCTTGACTTAACATATAGTCGACTATGGTAACGTTACCGTTAATTTCAGAGATTTTTTTATCGGTAAACAAACCTCTAACCAATATTATTTTTTTAGGATAGTTTTCAAGTTGGGCTATAAGTAATTCTTCTAAAAAACTACGTTGAGGTTCTGGACCGGACAGGACAACAGCCAAATCGTATTTTTTGGAAATTTTCCTTTTTTCAAATCTACTTATAGCACCAACATATTTAATATTCAACTTATCATTTTTTGTTAAGGATAATTTTCCTGTAAGTTGCAAATCATCAATGTCAGGAATCCAACACTGATCAAATTTTTCAATGATTTTTTGATGTATTTTTGAAGTAACCGCAGTTGTATTGCCTGACAGCACGTTAATTTGATGTGTAATATAGACCGATGGGACTTCAGACAGTCGCACTCCGAACCTATTATCAGAAATAATGCCCGAAAGCTTTTCATTTTTGTGTATATCACCAACTATTTTTTGCTCTTTGATACTTGCTTTAATAATAGTTGGACCACCCAAAAGTAACTGCAATTTTTGTGAGTTTCCCTTGCTGTAGCTGATATTGTAACTTGGGAGTTTGTACGATTTTAATTCTGGAAATTCTTTTTGAAGAAAGGTTAATGCAGCACCATCACTTGCCATAATAGGGGTGAAGTTGTTTTTAACTAAGGCCTTAATAATAGGTATGCAACGACTTGCATGGCCTAAGCCCCAATTTAAAGGTGCAACCAGTATTTTTTTCATTTTTTATGTAAGAACTTAGAAGGAGTTTCTGCCTCCTTCTGGGTATGCTATATTAAATCAAAGCCAATATCCTTTCGGTAATTCATGCTATCCCAATGGATATGGTCAATACTATCATAAGATTTTTTGAGGGCTTCTTCAATGGTATTACCAAAAGAGGTTATGGCCATGACACGACCGCCGTTGGTTACTATTTTATCATCTTTTGTCGTTGTCCCAGCATGAAAAACGGTTGAATTCTTTACCTTTTCCAACCCTAATATTTCTTTTCCTTTTTCATAACTTTCAGGATAACCTCCAGCAACTAACATTACGGTTGTAGCTGTTTGTGGATTAACCAAAAATGACTTTTCATGCAAGTTTTGATTGGCTACACCTTCAAATAATTCTAAAAGATCAGATTCTATTCTCGGTAACACCACTTCGGTTTCGGGATCGCCCATCCTTACGTTGTATTCCACTACAAAAGGGTCTCCTTTTATATTCATCAATCCAATAAAGATAAATCCACGGTAATCAATACCGTCTTTTTGTAAGCCGTTTATTGTAGGTTTAATTACACGTTCTTCAACTTTATGTAGGAAGTTTTCATCCGCAAACGGAACGGGAGATATAGCTCCCATGCCACCTGTATTTAATCCGGTATCACCTTCGCCAATTCGTTTATAATCTTTTGCCGATGGTAGAATTTTGTAACTCTTTCCATCAGTCAATACAAAAACGGAGAGTTCAATGCCATCCAAAAATTCCTCTATGACCACTTTGCTTGAAGCTTGGCCAAATTTTTGATTTGTAAGCATGTCGGTGAGTTCTGTTTTTGCCTCTTTAAGTGAATTTAAGATCAAAACGCCTTTTCCTCCAGCTAAACCGTCCGCTTTCAGTACATATGGAGGGTTTAAATTATCTAAGAAATTTTTGCCACCTTCCAAGGTCTCCTTGGTAAAAGATTTATATTTTGCTGTAGGAATACAGTGTTTTTCCATAAAGATTTTGGAAAAATCCTTACTACCCTCTAAGGTTGCTCCGTCTCTTTTAGGACCGATAACCGGAATATTTTGCAATTGCCCATCCTCCAAGAAAAAATCGTGTACACCAGCTACTAATGGTGCCTCAGGTCCAACAACAACCATATTTATTTTTTCGGAAATTACCAACTGCTTAACGGCATGGAAATCCGTTGAATCCAAGGCAATGTTTTTAGCAATTGACGCTGTACCTGCATTACCAGGAGCTACAAAAAGTTGGTTTATTTTTTTACTTTCTGAAAGTTTAGCAGCAAAAGCGTGTTCTCTTCCTCCAGAACCTAAAATCAAAATGTTCATTTTTTTCGTTTTTTAATATTCCATTTGTAAAAATACTGAAATACAGAAATGGTATGATAGGTAAATAATTTTAAATTTTTTAATGATCGCTTTTTAAGTACATGGACAATTTCCACATCGGGAAAATACAGTTTTTTAAATCCATGCTCATCCATTTTTTTACAAATATCGACATCTTCCATGTATAAAAAATACCTTTCGTCAAATCCTTTTAGTTTAATAAATACTTCCGTTTTAAATAACAGAAAACATCCATGTAAAAAATCAGGTTCAAAGGGCTGAGATAAATCGCTATCTCTATACTCACCTTCTTTAATAATTGAAGGGAAAACACTATTTAAAAAAGAAATTCTTCTTATAATTAATTCAGATAACGTTGGATATTTTCTACTTGTATATTGATGGTCTCCATTAGGAAATAATACCCTTGGGGATATCATTGCCGTTTTTTTATTTTCTTTAATTTTATCAATTAAGTTGGGAATTACATGAGGTTGAAAAGTAACATCAGGGTTTAAAACCAAATGATAATTAGAAAGATTTTTTATAGTATTAATTACTTTGTTGTGGGCTGCACCAAAACCAATGTTTTTGCCTATAAAGATGTAATCAATATCAGGGTGTATGAATTTTTCTTTTAACACATTCGTGGGTGAATTATCTACCAAAAATAATTTTTTAGACTGGGTAATACCCATAAAACTATCAATTGTCTTTGAAAGTTCAGCTACATTCTCATTGTATAAAACAATTGTAGCGGTTATAGTTTTATTTTTAGTGCTTTTGGCCATTAGTAGTTGCTTAATACGCTCTTTCTTCTAATTTAAAAAGGTTTAAGATGGTTTGAAATATAATTTTTAAATCTAAAAAAAATGACCAATTTTCAATATAATAAATATCTAAGCGTATCCTGTTTTCCATGTCTTTTTTATTTTGTATTTCACCTCTATATCCTCTTGCTTGTGCCAAACCAGTAATACCAGGTTTTACAAAATGCCTAACCATATATTTATCAATTTCTTTAGAATATTTTTTAGTATGTATTAGCATATGCGGTCTAGGACCAACCACACTCATATCACCAATAAGAACGTTAAAAAATTGTGGAAGCTCATCAATACTGGTTTTTCGAATAAACCTGCCCACTTTGGTAATTCGCCGGTCTTCTTTTTGTACTTGGACAATGTTAGCTTCTCGATTCATCTTCATGGAACGAAATTTATAACAATAAAAAACATTACCGTCTAACCCATCTCTTTCTTGCTTAAAAAATAAAGGGCCTTTTGATTCTAGTTTAATAATTATAAATAATATAGGTATAAGCCAAGTCATTACAAATATGATTATAAACAATGCAAAAACAATGTCAAAAATTCGTTTAATATATCTGATAATGGGCTTGTCAAATGGCAATTTTCTCAATGAAAGAACAGGGGTGTAATCAAAATACTCCAAGAACATTTCTTTACTAAATACATCTGTTACATCAGGAATCAATTTGAAAATTATCAGATTGTTTTCAGCAAAGTCAATAAATTTTTTAATTTGTTTTTGGCTCAATTCTGTGGTAGAACAATAAAGCTCATGTATCCCTTCACTTTTAATATAGTCAAAAGCATCGTTTATTTGACCTAAGTAGTTCTTTTGATTAGAGTTTTTATCTGAAAAATACCCCAATAATCTATAACCATATTCTGATCGTTCATTCAAAAAGCTAATAATTTTTTTTACATTTTCATTTTCACCAATAACAACTACTTTTCTATAATTACCTCCACCAACTCTATATTTTTTTAGAGCAAATAAAAACAACGTTCTAAAAAATGCAATTAAAATATATACAATAAGTAATATTTTAAGGTGATAAACAGTAACGCCAATTGTGTTAAAAACATTAATAAAGGCAAAATATGCCAAAGAAAAAATAATAATTTGACTAAAAAAACGAGTAATTACTTTTGGAGCTTTTAAAAGACGATGAAAGTTGTAAAATTTAGTAAAATAGCTAATACACAACCAACTGAAATTTATATAAAGAAGATGATAAAATTCAATTTTTTCTCTAAAAAAATAATACAGAATACCATTTATTATGATTAAATGGGCTAATGCTGATATGGGTTTTATAAATTTAGAGTATCTTTTTTTTTGTAACGGCATTAGTTCAGTTTAGCTCGTCAAAATTAAAGCTATTTTTATGATTTTTAATGTTGATAAAGGCAAAAAAGTTGATAATTAAGGAAAATAAGATTACACCTGACTGTTGTTCTAGAATGTTATCAAATAGCATAAGTATACTAAAGAATGATAATAGACTGAAGAAAAGTATGTTTTTTTGACCTAATGCTAGTTTAAAATTAACAAAAAGAAATAGGAAAAAGATGATAAGTCCAATTATTCCACAATCCAACCAAACACCAAGATATTGATTATGAGAATGATAAGATTTTTCCAATAATACATCTGAAGTTTGTGCGTAACAGTTGGCCAATTCATTTCTTACATCACCAATGCCATGACCAAATATGGGTTTTTCTTTTATCTTTTCGATGGCACATTTATAAATGCCAAAACGGATACTTGTAGAATTTGTATTTTCAATCTGGTTATAACTACGAGCAATAAAAACTTCTTTAAATCTTTTTTGAGTTACTGGTGCAACTAAAATCATTAACCCAACTGCTACTAGCCCAATCAGTACATATTTTTTCTGTTTTAGGCTTTTCACCCGATATACCATATAAACTACTGATGCTAAAACTAAAGCCAATAAAACCCCTTTTCTTGATAGGAATAAAAGCATGGAAAACAATAGGAATATCCCAACGAGTATCCCCATTTTATGCAATTTTCTTTTTAAAGTAAAAAGTAATTCTATCCCAAATAAAACTGAAATTGAAATAAACAAAGATGCATATATAGGGTGCTGACTTATGCCCCACATTTCGTGATTAAGGTGCGAATAATATAAATTAATATTCGTGTTTTGAGTTAGAAACCCAAGTTGATAAAAAAACAGTAGAATTAGATAGCAGTAAATAATTGAAACAACAAAATAGGTTGTTAAAAACAATCGGATTTGTTTAGGTGTAATATAAATCTTTGTAGTTGAAACCAAACCAAAAAGTATTGGAAAAATCAAAATAGAAAGCCTAGTTGTTAGGGTTTTATCAATATCTACAAAATTGTCAGTAAAAAATAGGCTTAGAATATAAAGTATGTACAAAGAGGCATAAAAAATAACTTTTTTAAAATTAAACGCTTGCTTTTTATTAGTAATAAAAGTGAAAAGAGCAATTGCAAAAAGTAAAATTACAGGCAATCCTTTTAGCCTATTGGGTGTTATGGGGAAAAAGGCAAAAAGTAGCAATCCATACAAAAAGAGGTTCTTTACTTTTTTCATTTAATTTGAACTTTCAATAACTTTATCAAAACTCACCTTAAAATCACTTAATATTTTTTGGCTAGAAAAATGAGTAGTAACATATTCTCTTGCATTTACACCCAATTCAGTTCCAAGTGCTGTATTATACATTAATTTTTCAATTGTAAATAAAACACCTTTTAAGTCATCTGATTTAAAATAATATCCGCCTTTGGATTCTTGTATTACTTCAGCAACCTCTGATTCTAGATTCCCAGTTATTATAGATGGTTTTTGACTAGCCATCATGGCTAAAATTTTAGAGGGCATAACTGTGTCAATACTATTTTCTTTTTGAAATAAGATATGAACGTCTGCACTACATAATAAATCAGAAAGTTCTCGATAAGAAACAGGATCATAGCATTTTACATGATTAAGCTTATGTAATTCTAAAATTAGCTTATCTTTTTTGGCACCATCTCCAACTACTACAAGTTCAACATTATTAAATCTTTTAAGCTCTTCGGCAAATTTTAAAAAGAAGTCCCAATCTTGTTTTTCACCTATATTGCCAGAATATAAAATTTTAAATTTATCGGATGACAAATATTTATGTTTCTGGTTTTTTTCAGGACCAATAAAATCAATATCTACCCAGTTTGGTAATAAATGGGTAGAAATATTTTTTGATTTTCTTTTAACTTTATTATACATGGCATTACTAATGGTGCTAATGGCATCTGCACGATTCAAGAGAAACCTTTCTATTTTGAACAATATTTTTAAAAAGAGATTGTTTTTCTTGATTAGATTTGATTCAATTGCGGCGTCTAACTCAAAATCTTGAATGTGAACCCACAATTTAGCTCTTTTTAATTTAGACAATAGTTTAGCAGGAATAATAGTGCTTGTAAATGGTATGATACATAGCACTAAATCAGTTTTCTTAATTTTTAAGATATTTATTAAACTTCCTAAAGTAAAATCAATTAAATGCAGAACTCTTTTAAAAAATGTGGGATTATTGGGGACATATTGTTTATATCGATAAACTTTAATGTTATTTATTGTTTCTTTAATAAACCTACTCTTTTTTAGATAATTTTTATTTATTTCCCATGCAGGATAATAGGGAAAACCAGTAATTATATTAACTTCAAATCCATTTTCAGATAAGTATTCTGCCAACTGTGTTGTGTATAAACCTATGGCAGTATCTTCAGGGTAGTAATTGACACCAATAATTGTGATCGTTTTATTCAAGCCGTTTTTTTATTGGTTTTGAAGGGTTTCCATAACAAACCCAGCCTTCAGGCATATCTTCAAAAACGTTACTTCTTGCTCCAATAACACATTGCTTATTAACTTTTACACCTGGAGCAACAAAGACGTCAGTAGCTAACCAACATTCATCAGATATCTCAATTCTTTCTTCAAAAATTGGAAAATCGACTTTTGTATAATCGTGTGATGCTGCACATAAATAAGATTTTTGAGAAATAACGGTATTTGAACCTATGATTATTTCGCCAAGGCTATATAATACAACATTATCTCCAATCCAGCTATAATCTCCAATTTGTATTTTCCACGGATAGGTTATTGTTGCAGATGGCCTTATAATAACTTTTTTCCCAATTTTAGCTCCAAATAACCTCAATAAAAATCTACGCCAACCATACAAAAATTGTGGTGATAGTTTGAAAAACAATGCATTGACAAACCTCCATAACTGCACGGTAAGAATACTTTTACCCCTGAAATTAGATGGGAGTTTGAAAAGATTTAGGTTCTGCATTATATTTAGTCTTCAAAGATATTTATTAGTGATTGTAAGAATACTTTTTCTGTAAAATTATTTTTAATATAATTAAAGTTATTAATCATAAGAGGTTCAAATTTAATCAAATTATCAGACACTATTTTTAATTTGTCTGCTATGTCTTCGGGTGAGTTTTTCTTTATATAAAAACCGTTTTTGTCGGAAAAAAAATCGGAAATTCCAGCGTGATTGGTTGTTAAGATTAGGTTTCCTGTTGCCATTGCCTCTAACAATGATATGGGTTGACCTTCCATTTTATAATAGGTTGGGAAGACAAACACATTAGATTCCAACAATAGTTTTTTCTTGTTTTCTCCCTTAACTACTCCTAAATAATCACAATTTTTAATTTTTGAAATTCTATTTAAAATTTCATCTTTTGTATTGTTAGCTATATTTCCAGCAAATTGAGCTGTAAATTTTATTTTTCTTTGTTGTAATATTTCCAAAGCATTCAACAAATCGAAAACACCTTTCTCGGTCATTAAATTACTAAGATAAACTATTCTTAACTCATCTTTGTATTTATTAAAAATGTTTTCATTGGTATTTTCAAGTAAATAATTATCGACATAATTATTTAAAATAGATATTTTCTGATTTGGTAAAAAAGGAGTGAGATTATCTTTTAATTTTTCTGACAAAACAATGCCTTTATCGGCTTTTTTTAAAATATTATAAAATATCTTTTTCTTAAGCCCTGATAGTAAATCGTATTGCGTCTTTAAATAATTACCATGTATATGAACAATAACTTTTTTATTTAAAAGTTTTGCAAAATAGATAAACGGTGCATATTTTAAAACACCATAAAAAGTTTGCCCAATAGTTAAATAAACGATATCAACTTTTATTATTTTATATAAGTAAAAGTAATTTATTAATTGACTAATTATTTTTGTAAAAGAAAATTTTCCAACTTTTTCAGTAAAAATGTTCCCTGAAGTGTTTAAATATGTAACGTTAATATTATACTTTACAGGTAATTCGTTAATAATTTTATCATTACAAATACTAACACCAGTTATGGGAGGTGATAAAGGGCCAATTAATAATAATGTTTTACTCATATAATACATTTTGATTTCTTTTCATAGCCATAGTTACCCAAAAGAGTGCTGAAGTCCAAAGAAATGAAGCCGCAGGAATTGAATATATGAAGATTAATACAAAGAGTATATTCCAAAAATTATGAATAGTGCTTGAGCCATAACGGATACTTTTTTTTATTGAGTTAAAGAAATCTACAATCAATAAAATCATAATAATTAGACCTAAAAATCCATATTTATGAATAAAAGCAAATGGCAATAGATGTATATTATGGATGGATTTTTCTCCCAACAAGGCTGAGCTAATAACAGCATTGTCTATAAAATATTTTCCATCAATTACCCCACCCAAGCCTGAGCCAAAAATAAAAGAAAATATATTTTCTGTCCATAAAGAAATTACTATCTGAGCCTCAATTAAGCGTTGAGATACAGATATATGGTAAGGGCTGGAATAATCTATACCTTCATTAATAATATCTAGCATTTGGCTTAGCCTAAAATAGATTTCAGAATTTTCAGAGAAAAAATTTAGAGAAAGAGTTATGATTTCTTGATAAGTCGTCAGTATTAAGATTAAAATTAAAGTGATAATAATGATACGATCCAATTTTTTAAAATATATAGATAATCTGTAAATAAAATATAATAATAGCATTGCCATAAAAACCAATAGCAAAGCTCTATTTGAATTAGATACTTCTAAAAAAAAAGGAATTAGGGCTATGATGGATTTCAAATATTTTTTTTCAATCAAATAAAAATAAGACAAGCTTATTAAAACTATAAATAAAATAGACGGGACTGTTAAGTCAAAAAGTATTACCAGATAACTTAAAATAATAATTACAGTTGCATACCAGTTAATTGTGTCAAAATCTAACTTTTTTTTAAATTTTAACATATTGGAAATTATAATGTATATCAATATTCCAAATGCAATATATACAAAATCAGCTATTAAATAAACTAATGGGTTTGCCAGCAAAATACCGTATAACAGCTCTATACAAGTAAATCCGAACCATAAAGATACAATTATGTCCTCAATAAACATGACACTTGTATTCTTTAAAGTCAATTTTTTTAAAAGAATTTCAGTAAGAAAATAGAAAAAAGTAAAAATAATATTCGACAGTCTATAATAGGGAATTGCCGCAAAACCTGATATACCAAATAGATCAAAAACCTGTATGGCTATTATTTGAAAAATAAATAATGAAACTATATAATTAAATATCTTATTATTTATTTTTTTTACTTTCAAAAGCACTTATTTTATTGAATTAGTAAATATTTTACGCTTAAAAGTATAATATAACCTGATGCTAACTAGGGCAAAATCAGAAATAATCCTTAAATAGACTAAATTCCAGAAAGTAACTTTGTCTAACACTGTTAAAATTGCCACAAAGGCAATATACAAAATGGACGATAGAATTAAAGAATAATTGAATTCTTTATGGAAATCAAATGCAACAAGCGTACAAGTGCCCAACATAAAAGTAACGGCAACCATTGGGGTAATTAAAGCCAAAGCCCTTAAAACATCTGCATATTTTGTCATTTCCTGCCCACCGAACAGACCCAACAATTGTTCAGAAAACTGATAGAGAACTGCCATAAAAATAAGCCCTAATACAAAACTGCCCCAAATTAATTTTTTTAATACATTTTTATTTTTATTTCGCGATATGGTAGGAAATACGGCCTGTTGCAACATATCAAACGGAATAATGGATACTAGCACTATTTTTAGTGCTACATCAAAACCCGTAACATAATCCATTGTAAAATAAATTCCGATTAAAAAAATGGTGGCAAAGTTAAAGGTAAGTGATAAAAATCGACCTAAAAAGAACATATAAGCCTCTTGGACAAATTGTCTTAACACCTCAAATTTGACCCGTATAAATTTAAAATTATACTTTTTTAACAGGGTAACATAACCCAAAAAACCCATAATACTATTGGAAATGACAATTAGTATGACATGAAGTATTAGATCACTACTCGATTTAACCAATAAAATAGTACCTATTATCAACAATACCCTTGAAAACACTACGATAAATGTGGCGGGTTTTAACTTTTCAATGCCCTGAAAATACCATATTGGAAAAAACACTTCGCCAATACCCATTAACAACATCAAAAA from Aureibaculum sp. 2308TA14-22 includes:
- a CDS encoding putative colanic acid biosynthesis acetyltransferase translates to MQNLNLFKLPSNFRGKSILTVQLWRFVNALFFKLSPQFLYGWRRFLLRLFGAKIGKKVIIRPSATITYPWKIQIGDYSWIGDNVVLYSLGEIIIGSNTVISQKSYLCAASHDYTKVDFPIFEERIEISDECWLATDVFVAPGVKVNKQCVIGARSNVFEDMPEGWVCYGNPSKPIKKRLE
- a CDS encoding glycosyltransferase family 4 protein, coding for MSKTLLLIGPLSPPITGVSICNDKIINELPVKYNINVTYLNTSGNIFTEKVGKFSFTKIISQLINYFYLYKIIKVDIVYLTIGQTFYGVLKYAPFIYFAKLLNKKVIVHIHGNYLKTQYDLLSGLKKKIFYNILKKADKGIVLSEKLKDNLTPFLPNQKISILNNYVDNYLLENTNENIFNKYKDELRIVYLSNLMTEKGVFDLLNALEILQQRKIKFTAQFAGNIANNTKDEILNRISKIKNCDYLGVVKGENKKKLLLESNVFVFPTYYKMEGQPISLLEAMATGNLILTTNHAGISDFFSDKNGFYIKKNSPEDIADKLKIVSDNLIKFEPLMINNFNYIKNNFTEKVFLQSLINIFED
- a CDS encoding oligosaccharide flippase family protein, giving the protein MIKKIKSISPDNSIILKNLSYLTFLRVFNIGIKFLLVAYLVRVLGEFSYGILTWSDAVIQYFIMFVNFGFNIYAAKYIVENKDNNEKINQITSSIFTIKLLLLILSFTTLFILSFFNPFALHKSILFLMLLMGIGEVFFPIWYFQGIEKLKPATFIVVFSRVLLIIGTILLVKSSSDLILHVILIVISNSIMGFLGYVTLLKKYNFKFIRVKFEVLRQFVQEAYMFFLGRFLSLTFNFATIFLIGIYFTMDYVTGFDVALKIVLVSIIPFDMLQQAVFPTISRNKNKNVLKKLIWGSFVLGLIFMAVLYQFSEQLLGLFGGQEMTKYADVLRALALITPMVAVTFMLGTCTLVAFDFHKEFNYSLILSSILYIAFVAILTVLDKVTFWNLVYLRIISDFALVSIRLYYTFKRKIFTNSIK